In Saccharicrinis carchari, one genomic interval encodes:
- a CDS encoding RrF2 family transcriptional regulator: MLSKSTEYAIRALVFIQLRNWENKRPGVGEIAGEIEAPEAYTAKILQNLTKHQLLNSAKGRGGGFFFDENQSHLTLYQVIHVMEGDNCFHKCGFGLKSCHNDNPCPLHDKYIVVRDGFFEIAKTETISALSDSIRRGDAVLNRIV, encoded by the coding sequence ATGCTATCAAAAAGTACAGAGTATGCCATTAGAGCATTGGTTTTTATTCAGTTGCGAAACTGGGAAAACAAAAGACCGGGTGTTGGTGAAATTGCCGGCGAAATTGAAGCTCCAGAAGCATATACGGCAAAAATACTACAAAATCTTACCAAGCACCAATTGCTGAATTCGGCAAAAGGTAGGGGTGGTGGTTTCTTCTTTGACGAAAATCAATCGCATTTAACATTGTATCAAGTTATCCATGTGATGGAAGGGGATAACTGCTTTCATAAATGCGGTTTTGGCTTAAAAAGCTGCCACAATGATAACCCTTGTCCACTTCACGATAAATATATTGTGGTGAGGGACGGCTTTTTTGAGATAGCAAAAACAGAAACTATAAGCGCTCTGTCGGATTCTATCCGGCGGGGCGATGCGGTTTTAAACAGAATTGTGTAA
- a CDS encoding hemerythrin domain-containing protein — protein MNNITQILSDEHQYILKVISAALNECELIENGKEVDTVFFEKTIDFIKNYADKFHHAKEEDILFKAMLENVDGLHCNPIPVMLHEHQEGREYLQGMEAGLANKNNTSLIENTRAYGYLLQQHIYKEDNVLYPMAEQALSEEQKEQVNRLYEKADNAFNNLRNVESLKFV, from the coding sequence ATGAATAACATTACTCAAATTTTATCCGACGAACACCAATATATTCTAAAAGTCATTTCGGCAGCCTTGAACGAGTGCGAACTAATTGAAAACGGCAAGGAAGTGGATACCGTATTTTTTGAAAAAACCATCGACTTTATTAAAAATTATGCCGACAAATTTCATCATGCCAAAGAGGAGGACATACTCTTTAAAGCCATGTTAGAGAATGTGGATGGTTTGCATTGTAATCCGATACCTGTAATGTTACACGAGCATCAGGAAGGAAGAGAGTACCTGCAAGGTATGGAGGCGGGCCTTGCAAATAAAAATAACACCAGCCTTATCGAAAACACCCGGGCATATGGATACCTGTTGCAGCAGCATATTTATAAGGAGGATAATGTGCTTTATCCAATGGCCGAGCAGGCTTTGAGCGAGGAGCAGAAAGAACAGGTGAATAGGTTATACGAGAAAGCGGACAATGCTTTTAATAACTTGAGAAACGTAGAGAGTCTAAAGTTTGTATAA
- a CDS encoding ferredoxin yields the protein MAIKKVWIEEGCTSCGVCESICPDVFEMPDEAEVIAGADFEANEECIIDAAESCPVEVIKYE from the coding sequence ATGGCAATTAAAAAAGTTTGGATAGAAGAGGGATGTACTTCCTGCGGAGTATGTGAAAGTATTTGTCCCGATGTATTTGAAATGCCCGATGAGGCAGAAGTTATTGCGGGAGCCGATTTTGAGGCAAACGAAGAGTGCATAATAGATGCTGCCGAAAGCTGTCCGGTGGAGGTTATTAAGTATGAATAA
- the clpB gene encoding ATP-dependent chaperone ClpB, whose amino-acid sequence MNLQEYTIKSQEAIQQSLSIASSLSHQAIEPGHILKAILAVDENVISHLFNKLEVKNINNPLEAIIQSYPKVSGGEPYLSRASNQVMLRAKDYLKQFGDQYVSIEHLLLGLLSVKDAVSSLLKDAGISEKALIMAIEELRKGAKVDSPSAEDKYNALNRYAINLNESARLGKLDPVIGRDEEIRRVLQILSRRTKNNPILVGEPGVGKTAIGEGLAMRIVDGDVPDNLKTKLIFSLDMGALIAGAKYKGEFEERLKAVVKEVEASDGGIILFIDEIHTLVGAGKSEGAMDAANILKPALARGDLRAVGATTLNEYQKYFEKDKALERRFQLVMVNEPDMPSAISILRGLKERYETHHKVRIMDDAIIAAVSLSTKYISDRFLPDKAIDLIDEAAAKLRLEMNSVPEEVDELERRVKQLEIEREAIKREGDGAKLQRLSKELSELKDQRSSLRAKWQEEKSIVDEIQKNKSDIEHFKFEAQKAEREGQFDKVAELRYGKIRAAEEQIEKLKQKLSDRQTENPMIKEEVDSEDIAGVVSRWTGIPVTRMLKSEKEKLLTLEAELRKRVVGQEEAIEAVANAIRRSRAGLQDEKRPVGSFIFLGMSGVGKTELAKTLAAFLFDDENKMTRIDMSEFQERHSVSRLIGAPPGYVGYDEGGQLTEAVRRKPYSVVLLDEIEKAHPDVFNVLLQVLDDGRLTDNKGRVVDFKNTIIIMTSNAGSHIIQQNFEYATEENQNQMMEKTKTEVFDLLRKTIRPEFLNRIDDIVMFSPLSKKEIEEIVRLQFNGIKSTLDSKQVKIDITDEAVRFIANAGFDPLFGARPIKRVLQKKVLNELSKQILADTIERDKKIMVDYRNNDLIFKN is encoded by the coding sequence ATGAATTTACAAGAATATACCATCAAATCGCAAGAGGCTATTCAGCAATCCCTTAGTATTGCCAGTAGTCTTAGTCATCAGGCCATTGAGCCGGGGCATATTTTAAAGGCCATACTTGCGGTCGACGAAAATGTGATATCGCATTTGTTCAATAAGTTAGAGGTAAAAAATATCAACAATCCTTTGGAAGCCATCATACAAAGTTACCCCAAGGTTTCAGGTGGTGAGCCTTACCTGTCACGTGCCAGTAATCAGGTTATGCTTCGAGCCAAGGATTACCTCAAACAGTTTGGCGATCAGTATGTAAGTATCGAGCATTTGTTGCTGGGACTTTTGTCGGTTAAGGATGCCGTATCCAGCCTGCTAAAAGATGCCGGGATATCCGAAAAGGCACTGATCATGGCCATTGAAGAGTTGCGGAAGGGAGCTAAAGTAGATTCTCCCTCAGCCGAAGATAAATACAATGCATTGAACCGTTATGCCATCAACCTGAACGAAAGCGCTCGTTTGGGTAAGTTAGATCCTGTTATCGGACGAGATGAGGAGATAAGGCGTGTGCTGCAAATACTATCTCGACGTACCAAAAATAACCCTATTTTGGTGGGTGAGCCCGGTGTAGGAAAAACGGCCATAGGTGAAGGCCTGGCCATGCGTATTGTTGATGGTGATGTGCCCGACAATTTAAAAACCAAACTTATATTTTCATTGGATATGGGTGCACTAATAGCCGGCGCTAAATATAAAGGCGAATTTGAAGAACGTTTAAAGGCGGTTGTAAAAGAAGTGGAGGCCAGCGATGGAGGTATTATCCTGTTTATCGACGAAATACACACTTTAGTGGGTGCCGGTAAGAGCGAAGGTGCCATGGATGCGGCCAATATACTTAAACCTGCCTTGGCCCGAGGCGATTTACGTGCGGTAGGGGCAACAACCTTGAATGAATATCAAAAATACTTTGAGAAAGATAAGGCACTGGAACGTCGTTTCCAGTTGGTAATGGTGAACGAACCTGACATGCCCAGTGCTATTTCGATATTGCGCGGACTGAAAGAAAGGTACGAAACTCACCATAAGGTTAGGATTATGGACGATGCCATTATAGCCGCTGTAAGTTTATCTACCAAATATATCTCCGATAGGTTTTTGCCCGATAAGGCTATCGACCTGATAGATGAGGCGGCCGCTAAATTACGATTGGAGATGAATTCCGTTCCCGAAGAGGTGGATGAATTAGAAAGAAGGGTGAAGCAATTAGAGATTGAGCGTGAGGCCATCAAAAGAGAAGGCGATGGCGCGAAATTGCAAAGACTCAGCAAGGAGTTGTCGGAATTAAAGGACCAGCGCAGCAGCCTGAGAGCCAAGTGGCAGGAGGAAAAATCAATTGTTGACGAGATACAAAAAAATAAATCGGACATTGAGCATTTTAAATTTGAGGCGCAAAAAGCCGAACGCGAAGGACAGTTTGATAAGGTGGCTGAGCTCCGCTATGGTAAAATACGGGCTGCCGAAGAGCAAATAGAAAAACTAAAGCAAAAACTCAGCGACAGGCAAACCGAAAACCCCATGATAAAAGAAGAGGTGGATTCGGAAGATATTGCCGGCGTTGTAAGCCGATGGACAGGCATACCGGTTACCCGGATGTTAAAGAGCGAAAAAGAAAAACTACTGACCTTAGAAGCAGAGTTGCGCAAAAGGGTAGTTGGACAGGAGGAGGCCATTGAAGCAGTGGCAAATGCCATTAGGCGAAGCAGAGCAGGTTTGCAGGATGAAAAAAGACCGGTGGGCTCCTTTATATTCCTTGGTATGTCGGGTGTGGGTAAAACGGAGTTGGCCAAAACACTGGCGGCCTTCCTGTTCGATGACGAAAATAAAATGACTCGTATCGATATGTCTGAGTTTCAGGAAAGGCATTCTGTATCGCGCCTTATAGGCGCACCGCCGGGATACGTGGGTTACGACGAAGGAGGCCAGCTTACCGAAGCAGTGCGTCGTAAGCCTTATTCGGTAGTATTGTTAGATGAAATTGAAAAGGCACACCCCGATGTATTTAACGTGCTGTTACAGGTATTGGACGACGGTCGCCTGACCGATAATAAGGGCAGGGTGGTGGATTTTAAAAACACGATCATCATTATGACCTCTAATGCCGGTAGCCATATTATACAGCAAAACTTTGAATATGCCACCGAGGAAAATCAGAATCAAATGATGGAAAAAACCAAAACGGAGGTGTTCGACCTGTTAAGGAAAACTATCCGTCCTGAGTTTTTAAACCGCATAGATGACATTGTCATGTTCTCGCCCTTGAGTAAAAAAGAGATCGAGGAAATTGTAAGGCTTCAGTTTAATGGTATAAAATCAACCTTGGACAGCAAGCAGGTTAAGATTGACATTACCGACGAGGCGGTACGCTTTATAGCCAATGCCGGTTTTGATCCTCTTTTTGGTGCACGACCTATCAAGCGCGTTCTGCAAAAGAAAGTATTGAATGAGCTGTCGAAACAAATTTTGGCCGATACCATCGAAAGGGACAAAAAAATTATGGTAGATTACAGGAACAACGATTTGATATTTAAGAATTAA
- the gdhA gene encoding NADP-specific glutamate dehydrogenase, which produces MQSEKVQKYIDNFMSEVIRKNPHEPEFHQAVQEVVESVAPYILENPIYIKHKILERMTEPERVVSFRIPWLDDQGEIQINKGYRVQMNSSIGPYKGGLRFHPSVTQSVFKFLAFEQVLKNGLTSLPMGGAKGGSDFNPKGKTDFEVMKFCQSFVTELQRHVGSFTDVPAGDIGVGGREIGYMFGQYKRLTNRFVGVFTGKGAEFGGSLLRPEATGYGAVYFTQEMLNTQDDSIKGKTVAISGSGNVAQFATEKVIELGGKVVTLSDSSGYIYDSEGIDTAKLEHIKLIKNGYRGRISQYVDEYPNATYHPQEKPWGVKCDIALPCATQNELNGDSAKLLIDNGCKCVAEGANMPCTPEAVNLFHEHKVLFAPGKAANAGGVATSGLEMTQNSMRISWTREKVDDKLKTIMQNIHSSCVKHGREPDGSINYVKGANICGFIKVANAMITQGVV; this is translated from the coding sequence ATGCAATCAGAAAAAGTACAAAAGTACATCGACAACTTTATGTCGGAAGTGATCAGAAAAAATCCGCACGAACCTGAATTCCATCAAGCAGTGCAAGAGGTGGTAGAAAGTGTAGCTCCATATATATTGGAAAATCCTATTTATATAAAACATAAAATTTTGGAGCGCATGACCGAACCGGAAAGGGTGGTCAGTTTTAGAATACCTTGGTTAGACGACCAGGGCGAAATACAAATTAATAAAGGATACAGAGTACAGATGAATAGCTCCATAGGCCCCTACAAAGGAGGCTTGCGCTTTCATCCCAGTGTTACCCAAAGTGTATTTAAATTTTTGGCTTTTGAACAAGTATTAAAGAATGGACTTACCTCGCTACCCATGGGAGGGGCAAAGGGTGGTTCTGATTTCAATCCAAAAGGTAAAACAGATTTTGAGGTGATGAAGTTTTGCCAGTCGTTTGTTACCGAATTGCAGCGACATGTAGGTTCGTTTACCGATGTACCCGCCGGCGACATAGGTGTCGGAGGTCGGGAAATTGGCTATATGTTTGGTCAGTATAAGCGTTTAACAAACAGGTTTGTTGGTGTTTTTACAGGTAAAGGAGCCGAGTTTGGGGGGAGTCTGCTACGTCCGGAAGCTACCGGTTATGGTGCAGTATATTTTACCCAGGAAATGTTGAATACACAAGACGATTCGATAAAAGGAAAAACAGTTGCAATAAGTGGTTCTGGCAATGTGGCTCAATTTGCCACCGAAAAGGTGATTGAGTTAGGCGGAAAGGTGGTAACCTTGTCCGATTCCAGCGGTTATATTTACGATAGCGAAGGAATTGATACGGCAAAACTGGAGCATATTAAATTGATTAAGAATGGCTACCGTGGAAGGATATCCCAGTATGTTGATGAGTATCCGAATGCCACTTATCATCCGCAGGAAAAACCATGGGGCGTAAAATGTGATATCGCATTACCTTGCGCCACCCAAAACGAACTGAACGGAGATAGCGCTAAATTACTTATAGATAACGGATGTAAATGTGTAGCCGAAGGAGCCAATATGCCATGTACCCCCGAAGCAGTTAATTTATTCCATGAGCACAAAGTTTTATTTGCACCGGGTAAAGCGGCAAATGCCGGTGGTGTTGCCACATCCGGGCTGGAGATGACGCAAAACTCAATGCGGATATCCTGGACACGCGAAAAGGTGGATGATAAACTTAAAACTATTATGCAAAATATACATAGCTCCTGTGTAAAACATGGTCGCGAACCCGATGGGTCCATCAATTATGTAAAAGGAGCTAATATATGCGGTTTTATAAAGGTGGCCAATGCAATGATAACTCAAGGTGTGGTATAA
- the ric gene encoding iron-sulfur cluster repair di-iron protein encodes MEIKLNTRVGDIVKANYKTAQLFDKNKIDFCCGGGITLEEACKKSGADLNALVPELEAMLTVKDPDSKYIDGMELDELCDYIEKRHHTYVSDNIPFLKQKLEKLCNVHGGNHPELFEVKELFDVVAGNLTMHMQKEEILVFPLIRKLVKLNKESADFKRVWEDAKKNIALLDEEHQAEGERLVQISELTSTYTPPADGCTTYRITYQTLSDFEKDLHRHIHLENNILFVKALQLNNKKVSQ; translated from the coding sequence ATGGAAATAAAATTGAACACCCGCGTTGGCGACATTGTAAAAGCTAATTATAAAACTGCACAGCTTTTCGACAAAAATAAAATTGACTTTTGTTGTGGCGGGGGAATTACCCTCGAAGAAGCCTGTAAAAAATCAGGAGCAGACCTCAATGCTTTAGTACCCGAATTAGAAGCGATGCTTACAGTTAAGGATCCTGATTCAAAGTATATAGATGGGATGGAATTGGACGAGCTTTGTGATTATATCGAAAAAAGACACCACACTTACGTAAGTGATAATATACCCTTCTTAAAACAGAAGCTTGAAAAATTGTGCAACGTGCATGGTGGTAATCATCCCGAATTATTTGAGGTAAAAGAACTCTTTGATGTTGTTGCGGGAAACCTGACTATGCATATGCAGAAAGAAGAAATTCTTGTATTTCCTCTGATACGTAAATTGGTGAAATTGAATAAGGAAAGTGCTGATTTTAAGCGGGTTTGGGAAGATGCAAAAAAGAATATTGCTTTATTGGACGAAGAGCATCAGGCAGAAGGTGAGCGCTTGGTTCAAATATCTGAGCTAACATCAACCTATACTCCTCCTGCAGATGGATGTACTACATATAGAATTACCTATCAAACGTTAAGTGATTTCGAAAAAGATTTGCACCGACATATACACTTAGAAAACAATATTCTTTTTGTTAAAGCGTTGCAATTAAATAACAAAAAGGTGAGTCAGTAA
- a CDS encoding VOC family protein — translation MKLGAFSISLAVKDIQKSKEFYENLGFTDLGGDINQKWLIMKNGNAIIGLFEGMFENNIITFNPGWDENAQNIEDFDDVRVIQEQLKKSGMALNSEVDSGTSGPAHISLTDPDGNNILIDQHR, via the coding sequence ATGAAATTAGGAGCTTTTTCAATAAGTCTTGCAGTGAAAGATATTCAAAAATCAAAAGAATTTTATGAAAATTTGGGGTTTACAGACTTAGGTGGCGACATTAATCAAAAATGGCTCATTATGAAAAATGGCAATGCGATTATTGGGCTATTTGAAGGAATGTTCGAAAATAACATCATAACATTTAATCCAGGCTGGGACGAAAATGCGCAAAATATAGAAGATTTTGATGACGTTAGAGTTATTCAGGAACAGCTAAAAAAAAGTGGCATGGCATTAAATTCAGAAGTAGATTCAGGCACAAGTGGACCGGCACACATATCATTAACCGACCCGGATGGAAATAACATATTAATTGACCAACATAGATAA
- a CDS encoding nitric-oxide reductase large subunit, protein MNTKKLWIAFTMVMVISFGILGYYGYEIYKEAPPIPKKVVTADGTVIFTASDIKDGQNVWQSIGGQEVGSVWGHGAYKAPDWTADWLHREAVFILDKLGEAEYAERYDKLDDEKQALLQKRLQNELRTNSYDFETGILHISALRLEAFKAISRHYANLFMDGEQEADLREAYAIPANSIKDADRMFKFNCFLFWATWSTVTERPGQEISYTNNWPPEKLVANEPSGSLLLWTGFSVIILIAGIGMLAWYYASHRDEEENSEVPAVNPLSGVKQTPSMKATLKYFWVVTALILVQILMGVVTAHYGVEGLAFYGFPLADFLPYSITRTWHIQLAIFWIATSWLATGLFIAPAVSGKEPKFQKLGVDILFGALLVIVLGSLAGQWFGVMQKLGLAENFWFGHQGYEYVDLGRFWQIFLFLGLFIWLFLMGRAIWPALQKRDENQHLLWMFLIASIAIAAFYGAGLMWGQQTHLTIASYWRWWVVHLWVEGFFEVFATVVIAFLFVRMQLLRPSIATASVLFSTVIFLSGGILGTFHHLYFAGTPTAVLAIGASFSALEVAPLVFMGFEAYHNIKISKATAWVAAYKWPIYFFVSVAFWNLLGAGVFGFLINPPIALYYMQGLNTTPVHAHTALFGVYGMLGIGLMLFVLRDMDLEAEWKEKPIKYAFWGLNIGLLLMVLLSVLPVGLAQTVASVKHGLWYARSAEFLETPFLETIRWMRVIGDTIFAVGALYLVWFVFGLKGGWSVKK, encoded by the coding sequence ATGAACACAAAAAAGCTTTGGATAGCGTTTACCATGGTAATGGTAATATCTTTTGGAATTCTTGGGTACTATGGGTACGAAATATACAAGGAAGCACCACCCATCCCCAAAAAAGTAGTTACTGCCGATGGAACGGTAATTTTTACTGCAAGTGATATCAAAGACGGCCAAAACGTTTGGCAATCAATTGGAGGCCAGGAAGTAGGATCGGTATGGGGGCACGGTGCCTACAAGGCCCCTGACTGGACAGCGGATTGGTTACACCGCGAAGCTGTTTTTATCTTAGATAAACTGGGTGAAGCAGAATACGCAGAACGTTATGACAAGCTTGACGATGAAAAGCAGGCCTTGTTGCAAAAAAGGCTTCAGAATGAATTACGAACCAACTCTTATGATTTTGAAACCGGAATACTGCATATTTCAGCATTAAGGCTTGAGGCATTTAAAGCCATAAGCCGCCATTATGCCAATTTGTTTATGGATGGCGAGCAAGAGGCGGACCTGCGTGAGGCCTATGCCATACCCGCCAACAGCATTAAGGATGCCGACAGGATGTTTAAGTTCAACTGCTTTTTATTTTGGGCAACCTGGTCCACTGTTACAGAGCGGCCGGGGCAAGAAATAAGCTATACCAACAACTGGCCGCCCGAAAAACTGGTGGCCAACGAGCCCAGTGGCTCCTTGCTGCTCTGGACCGGTTTTAGCGTAATCATATTAATTGCCGGTATCGGTATGCTGGCCTGGTACTATGCCTCGCACCGAGATGAAGAGGAAAACAGCGAAGTACCCGCGGTAAATCCCTTGTCGGGTGTAAAGCAAACGCCATCAATGAAGGCAACCCTAAAATACTTTTGGGTAGTTACCGCACTTATCCTGGTACAAATACTCATGGGCGTGGTCACGGCACACTATGGGGTTGAAGGGCTAGCTTTTTATGGTTTCCCCCTGGCCGATTTCCTGCCCTACTCCATTACGCGAACCTGGCATATTCAGTTAGCTATTTTTTGGATAGCCACCTCATGGTTAGCCACCGGATTGTTTATTGCGCCGGCCGTATCGGGCAAAGAGCCCAAATTTCAGAAACTGGGAGTAGATATTCTGTTTGGGGCACTGCTGGTAATTGTTCTCGGTTCGTTGGCCGGACAGTGGTTTGGCGTAATGCAAAAACTTGGCTTGGCCGAGAATTTTTGGTTTGGCCATCAAGGCTATGAATATGTAGATTTAGGGCGTTTTTGGCAAATATTCCTCTTCCTGGGATTATTTATCTGGCTATTTTTAATGGGCAGGGCTATTTGGCCAGCACTGCAAAAACGAGACGAAAACCAACATCTACTTTGGATGTTTTTAATTGCCTCTATTGCCATCGCTGCTTTTTATGGTGCCGGATTAATGTGGGGGCAGCAAACACACTTAACGATAGCCTCCTATTGGCGCTGGTGGGTGGTTCATCTTTGGGTAGAAGGTTTCTTTGAGGTGTTTGCCACGGTGGTTATTGCCTTTTTATTTGTGCGCATGCAATTGCTTCGCCCTTCCATTGCCACAGCAAGTGTATTGTTTTCAACTGTTATATTTCTTTCGGGGGGTATCCTCGGCACCTTCCACCATTTATACTTTGCTGGTACTCCAACGGCTGTTTTGGCCATTGGGGCAAGTTTTAGTGCCCTGGAGGTAGCACCCTTGGTATTTATGGGATTCGAGGCGTATCATAACATAAAAATCAGCAAGGCAACAGCATGGGTTGCTGCATATAAATGGCCTATTTACTTTTTTGTTTCCGTTGCCTTTTGGAACCTGCTGGGAGCCGGGGTATTCGGATTCTTAATCAACCCCCCTATTGCCTTATATTATATGCAGGGCTTAAACACCACTCCAGTACATGCCCATACGGCTCTGTTTGGCGTGTACGGTATGTTAGGCATTGGCCTGATGCTATTTGTACTACGCGATATGGACCTGGAGGCAGAATGGAAAGAGAAACCCATTAAATACGCCTTTTGGGGCTTAAATATAGGTTTGCTACTGATGGTGCTCTTGAGCGTTTTGCCGGTAGGACTGGCACAAACCGTAGCAAGCGTTAAGCACGGCCTGTGGTATGCCCGCTCGGCAGAATTTCTGGAAACACCCTTTTTAGAAACCATACGATGGATGCGTGTAATCGGCGACACCATTTTTGCCGTTGGTGCATTGTACCTGGTGTGGTTTGTTTTTGGACTGAAAGGAGGATGGTCTGTAAAGAAATAA
- a CDS encoding Dph6-related ATP pyrophosphatase has translation MRVRKKAVFNWSGGKDSALALQKTLQEDEFEVIALLTTINEETLTSSMHSIPLNLLLKQADSIGIPLYTVLLSKDKSTNEERMAEAVEHFKSQKVAHFIFGDIFLDDVKTYRESKLKPFGIEVVEPLWEKTSEEIMSDFLNSGIKTKIIVAQADKLDQTFIGRDIDSDFAKSLPDEIDLCGENGEYHTFSYDGELFKNKIDFKISKVKRMSYAFKMENGEIKSYEYWQAEISE, from the coding sequence ATGAGAGTAAGAAAAAAAGCAGTATTTAATTGGAGTGGAGGAAAAGATTCTGCGTTAGCATTGCAAAAAACACTGCAAGAAGATGAATTTGAAGTTATAGCGTTATTGACTACTATCAACGAAGAAACATTAACATCTTCAATGCATTCCATTCCCTTAAATCTATTATTAAAACAAGCTGACAGTATTGGAATTCCGCTTTATACGGTTTTGCTTTCAAAGGACAAAAGCACCAATGAGGAACGAATGGCCGAAGCGGTGGAGCACTTTAAAAGTCAAAAAGTTGCACATTTTATTTTTGGCGACATATTTTTAGACGATGTTAAAACGTATAGAGAAAGCAAACTTAAACCGTTTGGCATTGAGGTTGTTGAACCACTTTGGGAAAAGACATCCGAAGAAATAATGAGCGATTTCTTGAATTCAGGAATTAAAACAAAAATAATTGTAGCACAAGCAGACAAATTAGACCAGACATTTATAGGAAGAGATATAGACAGCGACTTTGCTAAATCATTACCGGACGAAATTGATTTGTGCGGAGAAAATGGAGAATATCATACTTTTTCGTATGACGGAGAACTTTTTAAAAATAAAATTGACTTTAAAATTTCTAAAGTAAAGCGAATGTCTTATGCGTTTAAAATGGAAAACGGAGAAATAAAAAGCTATGAATATTGGCAGGCGGAAATATCAGAATGA